The Actinocorallia herbida DNA window TGGCTGCCCGACACGTTCGGCGTCCACGACAGGCTCACGGTCGTCGAGTACCTCGATCTCTTCGGCGCGGCGCACCGGCTGCACGCCCGCGACGTGGCGGTCCGCACGGGCGAACTCCTGGCGCTCACGGGGCTCGCCGGCCAGGCGCGTGAGCGCGTCCACGCGCTTCCACGCGGGCAGAGACAGAGGCTCGGGCTCGCCCGCGCGCTGGTGCACCGGCCGAGGGTGCTGCTACTCGACGAGCCGCTCTCCGGCCTCGACTCCGCAGCTCGGGCGGCCCTGCGCGACCTGCTGCTGCGGCTGGCGGCAGAGGAGGGCACCGCGATCCTCCTGTCCGGCGGTGCGCTCACCGAGATGGCCGGCCTCGCCGACCGGGTCGTCCTCCTGGACCGGGGCCGCGCGGTGGGTGAACGGCCGGCCTCCGGCCCGTTCCCGGATCTCGGTCCGCGAGAGGTGCGCTGAAATGCCGAGTGCACGGGGAGTACTGCTGGTCGCCGGGCTGGACACGCGCGCCAGAATGCGTTCGGTCCGCTGGAGGTGGCTGCTCGCCCTCTGGACCGCGGGCGTGGGGCTCACCGCCTTCGTCCTGCACCGGGCCCTCGCCGGCGAGATCGACGCCGCCGATCTCGACCGCGCGTTCTCAGGCACGCTGCTCTTCCTCGTCCTGCTGCCGGTCCTGTGCGCCGCGTCGGCGCTCGGTGCCCGGTCGGTCAACGGGAAGCACAAAAGGGACACGCTGGCGCTGCTCCAGCTCACCCGGCTGACTCCCGCGGACCTCGCGCTGGGCAAGCTGCTGGCGTCCTGGGGCAGCGGTGTGCTGCTGCTCTCGCTGACCGCGCCGTTCCTCGCCCGGCCCCTGGTCCAGGACGGTTTCGGAGGGCTCCGCGCGCTCGTGTCCTTCGGGTCGAGCGCGCTTCTCATCGGCGTGGTGTGCGCGATCGGCCAGTTCTTCTCCGCCGTCGCCGCGCGGACGGTCACCGCGGTCCTGCTGTCCTGTCTGACGGTCTTCGGGCTGGTCTTCGGCACGTTGATCGCCTACTGGCCGACCTCCGCGTTCCGGCCCCTGACGCCGGGGGATCCGGGCGACCAGGACGACGGGGGCGCCTGGTGGCTGCTCGCGGCGAATCCGTTCGTCACCGTCGCCGACGCCGTGCCCAAGGAGAAGAGCCGCATGCTCTGCGTGCCCGCCGGACCCGGTCTGAGCATCGACCGCTGCGCCCAGCAGGAGCCGGACCTCGACCTCCTCGCGATGATCAGCTTCGACGTCCGCGACCTGGCGGCCGACGAGGTGATCTACGACGCCTACAGCGAGGCGGCCTCGGCCGACGAGGGGACTCCGGGCGGCGAAGGGCTGAAGCCGGTCTGGCACTACGGCCTGGGCTTCGACCTGGTGCTCGCCGCGGGCGCGGTCGCCCTGACCGTCCGCAGGTTGCGCCTGCCGATGCGCGATCCCGCCCCGAGGACCCGCCTGCCCTGAGATCGGTACGCTCGGGGGGTGATCGTGGGCGTGGGGATCGACGTGGTGGACGTGGCGCGGTTCGGGGCGGCGCTGGCGCGGACGCCGAAGCTGCGGGAGCGGCTGTTCACCGAGGGTGAGCGGGATCTTCCGGTGCGGTCCCTGGCCGCGCGGTTCGCGGCCAAGGAGGCGCTGGCCAAGGCGCTGGGCGCACCGGGCGGGCTGCTGTGGACCGACGCGGAGATCCGGCGGGGCGCGGCGGGCCGGCCGTCCCTGCACGTCACGGGCACGATCTCGGCGGTCGCCGACCCGCTCGGGATCACCGCCTGGCATGTGTCGCTCAGCCACGACGGCGGGATCGCGACCGCGATGGTGATCGCCGAGGCGGGCTGAGCGGGTAGGACGCCGGAGACGGGCCCACGGGCGAGACATCCCTTCATCCCTTTTCGCAGGAGGCGGCGGTGCGGTACGCGCACGCGGTGGACGAGGTACGGGCCGCTGAGGCGGCGCTCATGGCACGGCTGCCGGAGGGCACGCTGATGCAGCGGGCCGCGGCGGGGCTCGCCGCCGTGTGCGCGCAGCTGCTCGGCGGCCTCTACGGCTCCCGCGTGCTGCTGCTCGTCGGCAGCGGGGACAACGGAGGCGACGCCCTGTACGCGGGCGCGCGCCTGGCGCGCAGGGGCGCCCACGTGACGGCCGCGCTGGCCGCGCAGAAGACGCATCCCGAAGGGCTCGCCGATTTCAGGGCGGCTGGAGGCCGCGTCCTGGATTACGCCCGTTTGGAGTCCCTGCTGTCCCCGGGAGAAGGCTCCGCGCCCTCCTCGGCGGCCAGGCGGGCCTTCGAAGGCACCGACCTGGTGATCGACGGCCTTACCGGCATCGGAGGCCGGGGCGCCCTGCGCGGCCTGTACGGGGCACTCGTCAGGGCCCTGCCCGAGGAGGCCGCGGTGGTGGCGTGCGACATCCCGAGCGGGGTCGACGCCGACACCGGCGAGGTCGCCGACACCGCGGTCCGGGCCGACGTGACGGTCACGTTCGGCACGCTCAAGCCCGGCCTGCTCATCGATCCGGGGGCCGCGCACGCGGGGGTCGTCGAACTCGTCGACATCGGCCTCACCGGGCTGCCCGAGCCCGCCGTCATCGCCCCGGCCACCGCGGACGTCAGGCCGCCCCGCCCGGAGGCGGAGACCGACAAGTACCGGCGCGGCGTCGTAGGGGTGATCGCCGGGGGCGCGCGGTTCACCGGGGCCGCGCTGCTCTCGGTCGGCGCGGCGCTGCGCGGCGGCGCGGGCATGGTCCGGTTCGCCTCGGCCGCCCGGGTGGTCGCGCTGGTCGACGCGCGCTGGCCGGAGACCGTCACCACGGTCCTGCCCGAGGCGGCCCCGGGCGACGACACGGAGCCCGATCTCGACGCCGTCGGCCGGGTCCAGGCCTGGGTGGTCGGCCCCGGCCTCGGCGTCGACGCGCGAGGAGAACGCCTGGTCAAGGCCACCCTGCGCAGCGAGGTGCCCGTGCTCGTCGACGCCGACGGGCTCACCGTCCTCGCGGGGCTCCCGGCCGGGGTGCGCCGCGCCCTGCTGGACCGCCGGGCCCCGACGCTGCTCACCCCGCACGCGGGCGAGCTGTCCCGGCTGCTGAACGTCGGCCGCGATCAGATCGAGGCGCGCAGGCTCGTCCATGTCCGCGCCGCGGCCGCCGGCCTCGGTGTGACGGTCCTGCTCAAGGGCTCCACGACGCTCGTCGCCGATCCGGGCGGCCAGGTCCGGGCCAATCTCACGGGCACGCCCTGGCTGGCCACCGCGGGCTCCGGAGACGTCCTGTCGGGCCTCGCCGGGGCGCTGCTCGCGCAGGGCGTCGACGCCGCCGACGCCGGGGCCTGGGCCGCCCACCTGCACGGACTGGCCGCCCGGATCGCCGCGGCGCCCCGGCGCGGCCTCGCGCCCGCGCCGATCACCGCGGAGGACGTTCTCGCCGCGCTGCCAGAGGCGTTCGCGCAACTGTCCTGAGCTGCGCCGACCCGCGCGCGGTCTTGCCCGAGCTCCCCGCCGGGTGCGGCAGACTTGGGGACCATGACGCATCCGACGCGCGCGCTGGTCGACCTCTCGGCCATCCGGGACAATGTGCGGCTGCTCGCCGAGGCCGCGGGCCGGCCCGTGATGGCGATGGTCAAGGCCGACGCCTACGGGCACGGGGCCGTCCCGGTGGCGAAGGCCGCATTGGAGGCCGGCGCGTCCTGGCTCGGCGTCGCGTTCGCCGACGAGGCCCTGGCGCTGCGCGCGGCGGGGATCACCGCCCCGGTGCTCGCCGGGGTCTGCCCGCCGGACACCGACTTCGCCGCGGCGATCGCGGGCGGGGTCGACCTGGGCGTCGGCTCGGTCGGGCTGGTCCGCGCGGTCGCGGCGGCCGCCGCCGCGAAGGGCGTCCCCGCCCGGATCCATCTGAAGGCCGACACCGGGATGTCGCGCGGCGGGCAGACCCGCGACGGCTGGCCCGCGCTGGTCGAGGCCGCGTTGAAGGCCGAGGCCGAGGGGGCCGTCCGGATCATCGGGCTCTGGTCGCACATGGCCTGCTCCGACGAGCCGGAGCACCCGTCGGTGGCCCGGCAGACGGCGGCCTTCGCCGAGATGGTCGGCTACGCCGAGCGCGCGGGCGTCCGGCCCGAGCTACGGCATCTGGCGAACTCCTCGGCGGCCCTGCACCTGCCCGAGACGCGCTGGGACCTCATCCGTCCCGGCCTGGCGATCTACGGGCTGAACCCCGCGCCCGCGCTGCCCGATCCCGGCCTGCGCCCCGCGATGACCCTCACCTCCACGGTGACGGTCGCCAAGCGCGTCCCCGCAGGGTCGGGCGTGTCTTACGGCCACCTCTACATCACCGACCGGGAGACGACGGTCGCACTGGTCCCCGCCGGGTACGCCGACGGCGTCCCGCGCTCGGGCAGCAACGTGCTGGAGGTCCTGGCGGCAGGCCGCCGCCGGAAGATCGCCGGACGGGTCTGCATGGACCAGTTCGTGCTGGACGTCGGCGACGATCCGATCGAGGAGGGCGACGAGGTCGTCCTGTTCGGCCCCGGTGACCGCGGCGAGGCCACCGCGACGGACTGGGCCGACGCCGTCGGCACGGTCTCCTACGAGATCGTGACCCGGCTGGGCGGCCGGGTCCCGCGCGTGCACACCGACTGACCGCCGCGGCCTGAGCCCGCGGCCTTCCGTACCCAGCCCCGCAGGGAGGACGACTTTGGACGGACGGAGCAAGAGAAGACTCGGGATCGCCGGAGCCGTCGCCGGGGTGGGCGCGGCCGGCGTGGGCGCCGTGGTCGCGGCCCGCCAGTACGCGGTCGGCCGGGTCAGGGCCCAGCCGGACCCGGAGGCCGCCGAGCCTTTCGGGGAGCCGCGCGGAGACGCCCTGACCGTCCTCGCCGACGACGGGCTGCCCCTGTACGTCGAGGTGGAGGAGCCCGAGACGCCTCCGGCGCCGGGCACCCCGACCCTGGTGTTCTGCCACGGCTACTGCCTGAACCTGCACACCTGGCACTACCAGCGGCGCGATCTCACGGGGTTCCGGCGGATCACCTGGGACCAGCGCAGCCACGGCAGGTCCGGGCGCAGCGACCCGCGCCGGGCGACCATCGACCAGACCGGCGCGGACCTCGCCGCGGTGCTGCGCGCGACGGTCGGCCGGGACGAGCCCGTGGTGCTCGTCGGGCACTCCATGGGCGGGATGACGCTGATGGCGTTCGCCGAGCGCCATCCGGAGGAGTTCGGCGGCAGGGTGCGCGGGGTCGCGCTGGTCAACACCTCGATGGGCGACATCCAGCAGATGACGCTCGGGTTGCCGCTGATCCTGGCCAAGGTGGCGCAGCCGCTCGCGCCGCGGGTCATCCGCGGGCTGGGCCGCCGGGGCGCGCTGGTGGACTCCTCCCGCGCGATCGGCGCGGATCTGGCGTTCTGGGTGATCCGCCGTATGGGCTTCGCCGACCGGACGATCAGCCCGACCGTGGTGGACTTCGTGGAGCGGATGGTCCGCGCGACCCCGTTCGAGGTGATCGCGGAGTTCTACCCGACCCTGATCGGGCACGACAAGCGCGCCGCCCTGGCCGTCCTGGACCGGGTTCCGGCGCTGGTGATGACGGGCGACGCGGATCTGCTGACCCCGGCGGCGCACGGCGCGGAGATCGCGGCGGGCCTGACGGACGTGGTGTACGTGGCGGTCGAGCCCGCGGGGCATCTGCTGCCGATGGAGCACCACGCGCGGGTGACCGAGGCGGTCCGGGCGCTCGCGGGACGGGTCACGGCGGCCCCGCCCCGGGTGCCGGGGCCCGCGCGGGGCGTCGAGGACGAGCCGGTGAAGGAGGAGCGGTGAGGATAGACACGGCGGAGCGGATGCACTCCCTGGGCCTGGCCCTGGGCGGGCTGCTACGCGCGGGGGACCTCGTGGTCCTGACGGGGGGTCTCGGCGCGGGCAAGACCACGCTGACCCGGGGCATCGGGGAGGGCCTCGGGGTGCGCGGCCCGGTGACATCGCCCACTTTCGTCATCGCGCGGGTGCACCCGCCGCTGGCCGGGGGGCCGCCGCTGGTCCATGTGGACGCCTACCGGCTCGGCGGGTTCGCCGAGGTCGACGATCTCGACCTGGACGCCGACCTCGCGGCCGCGGTCACCGTGGTGGAGTGGGGCGAGGGCCTGGTCGAGGGCCTTGCCGAAGATCGTCTCGAAGTGCGGATGAGCCGGGTCGGCGACACCGAGTCCCGCGACGTGACGATCACCGGCGTGGGGGGCCGCTGGGCCGGGTCTGAACTGAACGGGATCGTTCCAGATTAGATAGGTATGCCCTGGTACTCGCAGTTTCTCGTTTGCGTGCCGTAACCTCTAGCGAACATCTTTGGTAAGAGCGCACTTTCCCGGGACAAGACGGGTATAGGAGTCCTCCAGTGGGTGGTCAGAGGCGTAGAAGCACCGGTTCTGAGCGGAGTATGGCGATCCTGCTCGCCGGTGCGCTCACCGGCGTGCTCGTGGTCTGCGCGATAGCCGGTCTGTTCATCCTGCGTAACGCGAGCGGAGACCCCACGCAACTAGCGCCGGGCACGAACCATCAGGCGGCCCCGTCGGGCGCCGAGGACGGCGGGTTCGTCCCGCTGGAGGGCCCGCCGGACGCGTGCTCCGTCCTCGCCGACGCCCCCGAGAAGCTCGTCCCCGGCGGCGAGCCCACCCCGGCGTCGGCCACCGACACCGACACCTCGGTCCGCTGCACCTGGGGAGACGTGGGGCTCGGCGACGATCCCCGCGAGCTGTCCCTGGAGCTGCGCAGCGTCCCCGGCGCCGACCCGGTGGCCGACGCCGAGGGGATGTTCACCGAGGAGCACGAGAGCGACAAGTCCGGCGACAACCTCCTGCCGAGCCAGCGCCTGCGCGACTTCGACGATCTCGACGAGGTCGGCGATCAGGCCTACGTGCTGTACTTCACCGAGACCGCGTTCTCCCAGGCCGTCGTCAACGCCCGTGTCGGCAACGTCCTCGTGACCGTCTCCTACGGCGGGAGCAAGGACGACGACACGCCGCTGGACCAGGGCGACTGCGTGGACGGGGCGACCGAGGCGGCGACGAAGGCCATCGAGGCGATCAAGAAGATGGGATCGGCCTGACCCGGCCTCCGTATAGGCTTGACGGTCGTGCTGGTACTGGCTTTCGACACCGCGACCTCGGCGGTCACCGCGGCTCTCTACGAGTGGTTCCCTGGCGCCGCCGCCCGGCCCGTGGCGGTCGTCGCCGGGGTGGACCGGCAGCGCCACGCCGAGGTGCTGTCCCCGTCGATCTCCCGCGTCCTCGCCGAGGCCGGGGCGTCCCCGGGCGACCTCGACGCGATCGCGGTCGGCGTCGGCCCCGGCCCCTACACGGGACTGCGGGTCGGCCTGGCGACCGCCGACGCCCTGGGCAACGCGCTGCGCCTCCCCGTCCACGGGGTCTGCACGCTCGACGCCCTCGCCTGGGCGAGCCGCCGCACCCAGCCCTTCGTGGTGGCCTCCGACGCGCGCCGCAAAGAGGTCTACTGGGCGCGCTACGACTCCTTCGAGCGGCGGGTGACCGAGCCGTCGGTCGGCCCGGCCGCCGATGCCGCGGCCTCCGGGCTGCCCGCGATCGGCGAGGGCGCCGCGCTGTACTCCGCGGTGTTCGAGGAGCGGGAAGGTCCCGCTGACCGGGCGCCGCTCCTGCCGTCGGCGGGGGCGATCGCGGAGATCGCGATCAGCAGGCTGTCGGGCCGCGCCGGACTGCCGCTGCTGCCGCCAGAACCGCTCTACCTGCGCCGCCCCGACGCCCAGGAGATCGGCGCACGGAAGAAGGCGAGCCAATGAGCGACACCGGGATCCGGCCGATGTCGACCGCGGACCTGCCCGCGGCGATGGTGCTGGAGCACGAGCTGTTCGGCGACGAGTCCTGGACCGAGGGCATGCTCCGCGAGGAGCTCGCCGCGATGCCGGGGACCCGGCACTACATCGTGCTGGAGGAGAACGGCTCGGTCGTCGGCTACGCGGGCCTGGCCGCCGTCGGCGGTGACGGCGACGTGCAGACGATCGGCGTCTCGGCCGCCAGCCAGGGCCGGGGCCTCGGCGCCGCCCTGCTGACCGAGCTGCTGGCCGAGGCGGTCCGGCGCGGGTGCCGCAGGGTGTTCCTGGAGGTGCGGGCCGACAACGAGCCGGCCCAGAGGCTGTACGAGCGGTTCGGCTTCGTCCGGATCGGCGTGCGCAAGCGCTACTACCAGCCGTCCGGCGTGGACGCGATCATGATGCGGAGGGACGAGCCGTGACCGAACCCCTGGTGCTGGGCATCGAGACCTCCTGCGACGAGACGGGCATCGGCATCGTCCGCGGGCACACCCTGCTCGCCGACACGGTGGCCTCCAGCGTCGACGAGCACGTCCGCTTCGGCGGGGTCGTGCCCGAGGTCGCCAGCCGCGCCCACCTCGAGGCGATGACCCCGACGATCGAGCGGGCCCTGGCCGAGGCCGGGGTGGCGCTCAGCGACCTCGACGCCATCGCGGTCACCGCGGGCCCCGGGCTCGCGGGCGCGCTGATGGTCGGCGTCGCCGCCGCCAAGGCGTACGCCCTCGCGCTCGGCAAGCCCCTGTACGGGGTGAACCACCTGGCCGCCCATGTGGCGGTCGACCAGCTGGAGCACGGGCCGCTGCCCAAGCCGTGCGTGTCGCTGCTGGTCTCCGGCGGGCACTCCTCGCTGCTGCTGGTCCCCGACGTGGCCCGGGACGTCCGCTCGCTGGGCTCGACCGTCGACGACGCGGCGGGCGAGGCGTTCGACAAGGTCGCCAGGGTCCTCGACCTGGGCTTCCCCGGCGGTCCGATCATCGACCGGAGGGCCAGGGAGGGCGACCCGCGCGCGATCGCGTTCCCGCGCGGCAAGATCGACGACGGGACCTACGACTTCTCCTTCTCCGGCCTGAAGTCCGCCGTGGCGCGCTGGGTCGAGGCGAAGGAGCGGGCCGGGGAGTCCGTGCCGATCGCCGACGTGGCCGCGTCCTTCCAGGAGGCCGTGGTCGACGTGCTGACGCGGAAGGCGATCGCGGTCTGCAAGGACAACGGGGTCGACCACCTCCAGATCGGCGGGGGCGTCGCGGCGAACTCGCGGCTCAGGGAGATGGCCGCGCAGCGCTGCGAGAAGGCGGGCGTCCGGCTGCGGGTGCCCCGGCCCGGTCTGTGCACCGACAACGGCGCGATGGTCGCGGCGCTCGGCGCGGAACTCGTCGCGGCGGGTCTGGAGGACTCGCGGCTGGACATTCCCGCCGATTCCTCGCTGCCCGTGACGACGGTCCGGCTCTAGACGCCCAGCTCGAACCAGACGATCTTGCCGGAGGCGGTGCGGGTCGCCCCCCACCGCCGGGCGAGGCGCGACACGAGCTGGAGGCCGCGGCCGCCCTCGTCGTCCTCGTGCGCGTCCCGCAGGACCGGCAGCGTGTACTCGTCGTCCATCACCTCGACCAGCAGATGCTCGGTCTGCACGAGCCGCAGCTCGATCGGCCGGGTGGCGAACCGGACGGCGTTGGTGACGACCTCGGTGGCCAGCAGCTCGGTGATCTCGATCTGGTCGGCGAGGTCCCAGGCCTTGAGGGTCGCGCGGATGAGCCGCCGGATGCGCGACGGCGTGGTCCGGCGCGGCTCCAGCATCCACCGGGCGACGTTCGCGGCCGGAATGCCGGTGAGATCGGCCATGAGGACCGCCACGTCGTCGCTCCGGTCGTCGATCTGGAGGTTGCGCAGGACGTCGTCGCATTGGGCGTCGAGGGTGAGGCGGCGGCAGTCGAGCGTGGCGCGGAGCTGCTCCAGGCCCTCGGTGATGTCCTGGCCGCGGACCTCCACGAGCCCGTCGGTGCACAGGACGAGCCGGTCGCCGTCGTGGACGGGCACCTCCATCGGCTCGAACGCGACGCCGCCGACGCCGATCGGCACCCCTTCGGGCACTTCGAGGAGTTCGGCGCGGCCGTCGGCGTGGACGAGGATCGGCGGCAGGTGCCCGGCGTTGGCGAACGTGCAGCGCCGGGCCACCGGGTCGTAGACGGCGTACATGCAGGTGGCGAGGTGGTTCTCGCCGAGGCCCTGGGCCAGCCCGTCGAGCTGGCGCAGCACCTGGTCGGGCGGCAGGTCGAGGGCGGCGAGGGTCTGCACCGACGTGCGGAGCTGGCCCATGATCGCGGCGGAGCGCATCCCGTGCCCCATGACGTCGCCGACGACGAGCGCGACCCGGCTGCCGGGCAGCCCGATCGCGTCGAACCAGTCGCCGCCGACCCTGGCGTGATCGCTGGCAGGCAGGTAGCGGTGGGTGATCTCGACCCCGGCGAAGCGCGGCAGCCGGTTGGGCAGCATGCTGCGCTGGAGCGTGTCGGCGGCGGCCGCCTCCTGCCGGTACCTGTGCGCGTTGTCGGCGGCCAGGGCGGCCTGGGCGACGAGCTGCTCGGTCATCAGCGCGTCGATCTCGTCGGCGCCGGGGGCCTCGAGCAGGACGGCGCCCAGTGTCCTGCCGCGGACCCGCAGCGGCAGGGCCACCAGCCGCCCTTCGTGCACCGCGGCGCCGAACGCCACGGCCCGCTGAGCCGCCTCCTCGGGCTGCTTGGGTCCGGCGACCAGGCGAAGGTCGTCGCCGAACTCCGCGCGCTGGCCGAACAGGCTCTCGGCGAAGTAGACGGTCGCGCTGCTCGCGAGTCGGGGCACCAGCGCGCCGACCAGCGCCCGCGCGGTCTCGGCGGGGTCCAGCCGGGTGCCGATGCGCGCGGCGGCGGCACCGAGGAACGCCAGGCGCTCCTTGAGGCTCTCGGCGGTCTCGCTCACGTCACACCCGGCGGCAGTTGTAGAAGAGCTGGATCTCCGGGACGGCCTGGGTCGTGGCCGGCGCGTAGCTGAGCACGTTCTCTTCCTCGATCTCGAACCCGGCGGACTCGACCGCCTCGCGCAGCTCGTCGCGCAGCAGCCCGGAGACGAGCAGTTCCTGGCCGAGGAACGGGATCGGGAACTCCTCGAGGTCGGCCTCGACCATCGAGAGGCAGAACAGCCCGCCCGGCTTGAGGAGGCGGTGGATCAGTTCCAGCGATCGGGGGATGCCGGGCACCGGCAGCATGAGCAGTACGAAGAACGCGACGACGGCGTCGAACTCGCCGGTGACGTCGCGCAGGTCGTCCTGCCGGAACTCGCCCTCGGGCACGTTCAGTCCGGCGATCCTGACCATCTCGGCGCTGAGGTCGACGCCGGTGACCCGGTGCCCGCCCGCGGCGATCTGCGCGGCGGACGGCAGGCCCGTCCCGCAGCCGAGGTCGAGGACGTGCGAGCCGGGGGAGAGGCGGTCCAGGAGCCAGGAGCCTGCGGCGAGCTGCCCCTCCTTGTGCGGGAAGGCCTCGTCGTACCGGGCGCCGATGACGTCGAAGGCCGCGGCGTGGCGTCTTTCTCGTTCAGCCCACTTGGTCACGGTGCGGGGTCCCTGGGTCGGCTCGGGTGACGGGTGATCTGGGTGGACACTTTAGAGGTCTTTGTAGCCAATAGGGAGAAGTTCCCGAATCGCCCTTATGTGATGTGGCTTTCTTGCGAAGATTCCCAAAGTGGATCTTCCTAGGGAGGCTTCTCCAATGCAGGAACGCGAATCTCACGCCATCAGCCGCCGTTCGATCATGACCGGGCTGGTCGCGGGCGCCCTGGTCGTCGGGCTCGACCCCGTCAGCCGGAACTGGGTGACCGCGGCGCACGCCGGCGGCCCCTTCGACGCCATCCCGTCCCTCGACGGCACGCTCCGCACCGACGCCGCGTCTTTGGCTGCCGCGGCCGACGACTTCGGACACATCGTCAGCCGCACCCCCCTCGCCGTCCTCGAACCGGGCTCGGTCGGCGACATCGCCAAGATGGTGAAGTTCTGCCGGGCGCGCGGCCTCAAGGTGGCCGGACGTGGACAGGGCCACACCACCAACGGGCAGTCCCAGGTGGCCGGGGGCCTCGTCATCGAGACCGCGCCGCTCGACGGGATCCGGATCCGCGCCGACCGGGCCGTCGTCGGCGGCGGCGTCCTGTGGGGAGCGCTGGTCCAGGCCGCGCTCGCCCAGGGACTCACCCCGCCGACCCTCACCGACTACCTCGGCCTGTCCGTCGGCGGCACCCTGTCGGCGGGCGGGGTGGGCGGCGCGGTCATCCACCACGGCGCCCAGGTCGACAACGTGCTGGAACTCCAGGTCGTCACCGGCAAGGGCGACGTGCTGCGCTGCTCGCCGACCCTGCGCAAGGACCTCTTCGACGCCGCCCGCAGCGGCCTCGGCCAGGTCGGCATCATCACCGAGGCGGTCGTGCGGCTCGTCCCGGCGCCCGCCACGGTCCGCCGCTACAACCTCTACTACGGCAGCGTCGCCGACCTCACCGCCGCGCAGATCGCGATGGCCGAGGACGGGCGGTTCGACTACCTGGAAGGCTCGCTCGCCGTCGTCGAGGGCGGCCACACCTTCATGATGGAGGCCGTCGCCTTCGACGCGACCCCCGCCGACGACGCCGCCCTCATCGGCGACCTCACCCATACGTCCGTCACGATCGACGACCTCACCTACTGGGACTTCGCCGACCGGATCACCCCGATCGTGGGGATCCTCCAGGCCATCGGGGAGTGGCAGCGGCCCCACCCGTGGCTGGACAGCATCGTCGCGGCCTCGGCCGTCGACGAGCTGGTCACCGCCGCGCTGCCCGGCCTCACCCCCGCGAACATCGGGCTCAGCGCCGTCCTGCTGCTCTACCCCATCCCGACCGCCAAGGTGAAGGCCCCGCTGCTGCGGCTCGGCTCGGCGGGGGAGGAGCACGCCTTCCTGTTCTCCCTGCTGCGCACCTCGTCGCCCGGCTCGGCCGACCCCGCCGCGATGACCGCGCTCAACCGCGCCTTCTACGAGCAGACCCGGGCGCGCGGCGGCGGCTGGTACCCGATCGGGTCCAACCCGATGAGCAAGGCCGACTGGA harbors:
- the tsaD gene encoding tRNA (adenosine(37)-N6)-threonylcarbamoyltransferase complex transferase subunit TsaD encodes the protein MTEPLVLGIETSCDETGIGIVRGHTLLADTVASSVDEHVRFGGVVPEVASRAHLEAMTPTIERALAEAGVALSDLDAIAVTAGPGLAGALMVGVAAAKAYALALGKPLYGVNHLAAHVAVDQLEHGPLPKPCVSLLVSGGHSSLLLVPDVARDVRSLGSTVDDAAGEAFDKVARVLDLGFPGGPIIDRRAREGDPRAIAFPRGKIDDGTYDFSFSGLKSAVARWVEAKERAGESVPIADVAASFQEAVVDVLTRKAIAVCKDNGVDHLQIGGGVAANSRLREMAAQRCEKAGVRLRVPRPGLCTDNGAMVAALGAELVAAGLEDSRLDIPADSSLPVTTVRL
- a CDS encoding ATP-binding SpoIIE family protein phosphatase, which gives rise to MSETAESLKERLAFLGAAAARIGTRLDPAETARALVGALVPRLASSATVYFAESLFGQRAEFGDDLRLVAGPKQPEEAAQRAVAFGAAVHEGRLVALPLRVRGRTLGAVLLEAPGADEIDALMTEQLVAQAALAADNAHRYRQEAAAADTLQRSMLPNRLPRFAGVEITHRYLPASDHARVGGDWFDAIGLPGSRVALVVGDVMGHGMRSAAIMGQLRTSVQTLAALDLPPDQVLRQLDGLAQGLGENHLATCMYAVYDPVARRCTFANAGHLPPILVHADGRAELLEVPEGVPIGVGGVAFEPMEVPVHDGDRLVLCTDGLVEVRGQDITEGLEQLRATLDCRRLTLDAQCDDVLRNLQIDDRSDDVAVLMADLTGIPAANVARWMLEPRRTTPSRIRRLIRATLKAWDLADQIEITELLATEVVTNAVRFATRPIELRLVQTEHLLVEVMDDEYTLPVLRDAHEDDEGGRGLQLVSRLARRWGATRTASGKIVWFELGV
- a CDS encoding class I SAM-dependent DNA methyltransferase, with translation MTKWAERERRHAAAFDVIGARYDEAFPHKEGQLAAGSWLLDRLSPGSHVLDLGCGTGLPSAAQIAAGGHRVTGVDLSAEMVRIAGLNVPEGEFRQDDLRDVTGEFDAVVAFFVLLMLPVPGIPRSLELIHRLLKPGGLFCLSMVEADLEEFPIPFLGQELLVSGLLRDELREAVESAGFEIEEENVLSYAPATTQAVPEIQLFYNCRRV
- a CDS encoding FAD-binding protein gives rise to the protein MTGLVAGALVVGLDPVSRNWVTAAHAGGPFDAIPSLDGTLRTDAASLAAAADDFGHIVSRTPLAVLEPGSVGDIAKMVKFCRARGLKVAGRGQGHTTNGQSQVAGGLVIETAPLDGIRIRADRAVVGGGVLWGALVQAALAQGLTPPTLTDYLGLSVGGTLSAGGVGGAVIHHGAQVDNVLELQVVTGKGDVLRCSPTLRKDLFDAARSGLGQVGIITEAVVRLVPAPATVRRYNLYYGSVADLTAAQIAMAEDGRFDYLEGSLAVVEGGHTFMMEAVAFDATPADDAALIGDLTHTSVTIDDLTYWDFADRITPIVGILQAIGEWQRPHPWLDSIVAASAVDELVTAALPGLTPANIGLSAVLLLYPIPTAKVKAPLLRLGSAGEEHAFLFSLLRTSSPGSADPAAMTALNRAFYEQTRARGGGWYPIGSNPMSKADWKAHFGPAWPAFKAAKTKYDPSKILAPGQGVF